The DNA segment GAGTTTTTACTTTGAGCAGAGTCGagggagagagatagagagacgAAGTTTTTCGATTCGGTAAAGCCTCTCGAGAGGAGATATTTTTGAGAAGCAGAAAGAAGTGCTTGAAACGTGTTGCTACGAACCTCCTCTGGTTAATATTCTTTCCTGgccagttaaaaaaaattatatggctACCGTGAATCacatttttatgaattttgtaaattaaaaaaaaaacatcgatCTACTGCATATAAATAAGATTTTGACTAAAGTACATGTGGTTgacaaagaaaaaactaaagtaCATGTCAATATTAATAGTACGGCTATCTGttagatttatttattcaaccaaaaacaattttacatcaaatatatctataaaaaagttgtttaaataataatgaaaaacataattaactTAATTCTACCCTCTTGTCAATGATTTTTGCAAGTTGATATAGCAGTGAAATAAAAGTTCGCCATGTCGTCTTTGATTCATTTCTCTCAAGATGCTATGAGCGCAGCTTGAAACAAGTATCGGTTTAAGAAAGTGGTTGTCATGTCATGTATACTCTGCGAGATCAAAGCAATAATGTTATATCATTCTTTTTTGCCAACAATATCTATACTAGTTCGAATTACACATTGATTCAAAAaccaaatcaatgaaatataatcaacataaaatatatatcagaAAGCATATTCTGAGCTCTTATATGAACTGGTTCCACTAATGCTCTTAGTCTGAACATATCCCACTAATACTCTCAGTCTGAACAGGTTTTACTGAGTCTATGTGAGCAAGCTCGAAATTTTGTCTAAGAGTTGTTTATGTTGCATTTAACTTGTTTTCCATAGCAACATGTGtcataaacattttcatttGATGTCTCAAATTTAGGTACCCCTTGAACCACATCTCTTTTGAAGTCGACTTAATTAGAACATGAAAACCCATATGTCTCATCTTCTTGCGCCGTAGATCTAGTTGAGATTTTACATGCACCAAACGTTTACTGGATCTCCCTCACTTATAATAGTTCTTACTTGATCTAACACCGAGCATAACTATACTTCTGGTTACATCAATAGCCTTGAAATCAGTTTTAGTGAATATGAATTTCAAGTCATCATCACATAACTAGCATATACTGATGAAAATGGCTTTCAATCCTTTGGAAAGCACTCACAAGTTGTGGTTGGTTTGGATTCTCAATGGAACCAACACCATGATTTGTTTCTTGTCCACGTCACTAAAAGTAACTCTTCCACCCATCATAGGAGAAAGTTAATCCAATATATCTTTTGTCTTCAGTCATATGTTGTGAACATTCATTGTCGAAATACCAAGAATTTGAATTTCCAGTCTCAACTGAAGACGTAAGCTACATTCCCCTTCATATTGATTTCAGTTTGATCCAATTgtcttgaattattttgacaaaGTTTCACACAACAACATCAGTCTTGCAATGCCTGCTTCTAGGAAAATATAGATCTTGCTTTGCTATCCAAGCTTGGTTGTTCTTTTGAAAAGTTAATAGACGCAAATCAATAGCAATCTATTTTGAATTAGAAAAACTCATCTCTAATTTGAGAATTTAACAATATGTTTACGGAATTAGTTTACGAGAAGACTactaaaattaataatctcaAACAATATCCGTTCTAGCTATTCGTAACGTGGATGATCTccagataaaataaaataaaatacaaagtaAATAATACGATATCGATGAACATAATCCTCGTTGACAAAAGAAAAGGTAACATAGCCCAGTTGACCTAACCAATGAAAATCACATCAACAATATCAATATTACCAAATTCTCACCAAAATCACTAACAAATAAACGAAACAGTCTTCAATTATTCACCTATTTTCTTCATAcaccttttgcttcttcttcttcttctttctttttgtaaatATCAATAGTTTTAACCATTGGgtagaaatttatttaaaataaaattctactCATCACATAACATGAGACTATATTACTAtgtaaaaaaactatattacTGAAATTTTTCATCCATCCACCTTTCATCATCAAACATATAATTATGTCGCTAATCAAACATACTCCTATACGATTCAAAATATTcacaaaacaatataatatactTTTGACCCAAAAACGATATAATATACTTTTGACCCAAAAACGAATAATATACTTTCCTACTATTAATAAGAAAATCCATTTTCGCATTTCTAGCACTAACACTAATTCAGAAAACACTCTTTATACAGCCCCCAATTTCGTCAATTTAGAGGGTAAAATCATTAATGTGAATTGTATATAGTTCTCAATGTAcatgtaaataaatattatccacgtttcataataaatattctacgttttataattttgtattacaagcaagagtttttttttttaaatcacttTAACATGAATAGTATTTCAgcttatctcttttttttttgtcagcagtATTTCAGCTTATCGAATAGGTAAAAATGTGTAGTTAAACTAAGGTAtcacaatttatatattttccctTAATACGTGTAAAGagaattagattttttaaaaaaaaacttaagaattAGAgatttgttgataaaaaaaaagaattagagaTTTATAATGAAATAGATATGTCTATATAAAGAGCGAGATTTCTAAGCTTTTAATCCTGAGATTCTCCTTCATTTCTGCtacgaaatttttttatattaaaaaccatttttgttattttacttGTTCCTATCTCCCTAACTGAGAGAGATAAAATGAGAGGTATAGCAACAAAGATCTCCGGCCTTGCGCCGCTGTTTGTGCTATTCATCGCCGGGGCAGTCTCCTCCTTTGAGGACATCGAAAAGTTAAGGATTTGGCCGTTACCGGCGGAAGTTAGCCACGGTGGCCGTAGAATGTATTTAAGCGAAGATTTCAAGCTTGTGACGGAGGGAAGCAAATACGAGGATCCTTCAGGCATTTTGAAAGAAGGATTCGATAGAATGCTTGCAGTTGTGAGGCTGAGCCACGTCGTCTCCGGCCATCGGAACTCTTCAAGCTCCGGCGGATCTGCTCTGCTTGAGGGACTCCACGTCATCATCTCTTCCTCCACCGATGAGGTTAGTTTCATTCATCCACTCACTGACAACGAATAAAGTCActttttcatgaaaatgatgaatacTTTGCTTACGTTAATTTTTTAGAATGATGCcattattatttgaaaagtataaaaaCAGTTATAAGAAAAACGtattaaaaaatctgaaaaggagaaaaagaaaaagttaagtTGATAAGAtaaatattcttcttctttttttttttttttgtggatgaagatcattttctttgttttcttttattaaattgTCATCGCATTTTATGCTGAAAACTTTTTAAGCTAAAATTatcatttatgaaaatgtttaccATTCTCTTCCTAACTACTGGCATTATCTTCGTAGAAGAATTTCTTATTGCTTAAAATAGAGtattttaaatagaatatttttatatgttcagCAAAGAGATAGTATAAAATTGGATCTGTAGATGTATCGATTCTCCaacttcttattttttaaatgtttgctTGCTTGGTTTTGCTGATTGATGTCTGGCGAGTCGTTGGTTGTGTGGTGGTCCACCGCAGTCACGGACATCTTCATTGCATAATTAAAGTTCTTAACTCTTGGCACAAACCtgggaaaacataatttatgtGAGTTTTGAAAGACCTTATTAAGTAAAGGTATATTTTcggtatattattttatagaaattctaaatatatatgttttgctaaTGTTTAATTTATCGTAGATGAATTCTATTCCTTTTGGAAATAGTACTTAAAACAATTCTTAATTAGTACACTATTTAGACTGATATCGTTTCAtcatttattacaaaattataacaGTAACCATTGTTCTAAAACGCTGTCGCCATGACCAATTATATAGCGGGTTGTGTTTGTGACCGTGGCCATTTGCCAAGATCAGTTACAAAATAGGAGATAACAAATTGAATGTCAAGTTTTAGCATCTTCCGATCAGTAGCATAATTCCAAACATGACTGTAAATAGTACACACTTTTTATTTTGTGCATTTTTTATGAGTAGTTTAATTCTGAATCATTACTTTGCTTAAAAAAATAAGGATGCAGGGCCCTTACTGTTTGATTTGAGTAAAATAATACTTTTAGAGTTTTATTTCAAGGATAAGATTGCAGAGATCCACCTAATATGCAATATTAGAATCCTAGATCCAGATTTTAATCAgattattttctttatgatcCACGATGTATGATAGTAATCCAATGTTCACAATGGTTAAAGACACTAAATTGGagtctttattattttttgttctgaACAAATGCAAGTCTGTAAGTCGGTTATAGAAGTAGTGACCTAcagtatattttataaaatttgaagaagTTTTTAAATACAAACATTTCAATATTAGCGAGATATGATAATTAATTCAtcgtttatttgtttcttttgacTTCGACAGATTATCTGGTATCCACTTCTAATAGTCATTAATAACGAATTTTTTTAttccattaaatttttttaaaatttttttttttaataatttggcCACTACGAGCTTAAAGAAATATTGTCTGcgtgattttattaaaaacccagcaatattatattattattattattatctgtGTGATTGGTATCCATTGACTCACAAggctttaattttaataaaaattgatgttttattgtttttaataaacaaaGTTCTTTGATGTTATGGTTACTAGAGtctttgtccgcgctacgcgcggaaaatGGGCTATTTCAATTTTGTGttcatttgaaattttttcttattattagtaatttttatattaagaaatatgggctattttaattttgtgtttgatttgaaatattttattattattaataatttatattaaatatttgtaaaatgaGAGCAATTTAACTCTGAAgattattatgtttaaattatattgtaaaatgattaataatcatattttgtttaaattataataatgattttgtttaaattatacTCTGTTCTTGCtgaagttaaatttttttgtgcTCATATgtatatcatttttaaataaataggtTGGGTATTATGAAATGCGGTCCTATAGCTTTTTATATTGCTATATTAAGTCACAAAGTTTATATCATTTACTATATATCATTGAATATTATAATGTAGTTTTTTCTTGTTCTAGGCTGTTAAGTTTCATAAACGCATTTCTATAGATGTAGCACATTGGATAATGAAACATTTGCTGGTTGATTGGTTGCAAAACTGATTGATTTGGAATGTTTAGTTGCAAAACTTGTAGATTTTTAGgaaatatacttttaaattataatttgtattgTAAGTAGAACATGAGTGCGTATGTATTAAGGATTATTAGAACTTGTTAGATTCCTTGACTGCGAAGTAAAacttgattattattatttgatttacCATCTTGCCCgttttatgtaatattataGGCTTTAGCCACAAGCTTTACTCAATGCAAAGGAAATACATGAAATTATTGTCACTACTTTATATTGCTTTTCACATAAAACGGGCCATTctctaattataaaaaaataaaatatttgatttactgTATAGTTATTGGTTGTTATTTTTTGAGATTAGACATTTATCTcaatcatattatattattcgatatataatatatattgaatagaaCATACAATGCGGTCttagatataatattagtaaagcccataaaaaatgtatcaagtgataataaaatataaagatattttatttttgaatatagatcaaataatttaataacagGTTCtacttatataaattatgtaaatatgtaaatcactaatttataattttgatgaGACCATATATTTggttaaaattttctaaaaatattatcttattatttatcaattcgtgATAAATTTAGCCGGCCTAATTTGGGACCGGtgagttttattaatttattgagtaTTACATAAAAGAGTATTAATTGATGGAGTTTGTTCTGTTCTGACTGTCAAAATGTTAGCACTTGTTCTGATCTTAAGTAGATGTTGACCAATTCTAATCATAAACTCTGAATTATATGAGTAGTAGTATGGAATAATGCCAAGTAAATTCTTTAAAGAGATGAGGATAACCAAATTGTTTAAAGAGATGAGTGTATCCAACTAACGAAAAATGTattcaaagaaacataaagaccGACCAAAAAACGGAAAGTATGAAGATAGAAATAGAAAAACGCAAAGTCGTTACGTAAACATCAAACCGAACTCATACTGCAGTAAAAAACAGTCACTGCGTATGAAGATAGCTGAAGCTGCATTAGCCACTCTTGGAACGCTTGGCTTCGTCTGATTCAATACCCTCAGACGCTTTTCTAACCCGACCACCAGCGGCATCCACTAACCCACTGGAGGAACCGGATACTTCACTTCCAGTCTTCAAGAAACCATCGGACGTAGCTGGAATAGCGTCTTCGACCAATGGTTCTATAGGATGTGGAGCTTCTGGTGGAAGTATCTTGGTGACGGTTATGGTCCGTGTCTTCCCTTTCAAGTTATGATCGGAGACTTTCACTATGAACCTGTGTGTCTGCCCGATTGTATCAAGCAAATCTTGCGGTACCGGCACGCAATGGTCAGCTTCCACGCTCTCATTAGACTAACATTCAAGAAAAATTTATGTGAGTTCAAATATTATGGGGCTATATATACACAGATTCTTAATTACCTCAAAGTATCTGGCAACTAATTCTGAAGCATGCTTTCCAGTCAACTCTTTGCCAGCATCACCAAGAATGACAAAAACTGCTTGCTCACTCTTATCATAAACAGATATCCTGGTTAGGTATCTGCAATGAGAGAAGATAATTTATTAGTGCAGGCAAAAAGTAGATGAAACTGTGTAGACATCACTTACTGAGCAACGCCCGTGACTTCACTCTTCATACACTTCTTATTGTTACAAATCAGGGAGGTAGGCCCTTTGAACGCCTTGCTGTTACACCCATCGCATGAAATATAATACCAAGCCGAACCCTGGATAACATCATCTATAGTTGCTGTGCATTCAAACCAAGCAACCTACCATAGTGGAAATTAGAAAAAACTATATCAATACAGAAGCATACGACAACTAATTTGGAAACAGAACAAATCTTGTACCTTAGCAGTTGGCAGCTTTATGTAGGAGAAGAGTTCCTCAAGAGTAGCTGTCTCAGGCTTAGTGACAACCTCTGCATTAATCTTGTTAGCAATTTCCGAGTTGGATCCCAACCTGAGAAAAATGGAAGCGCGAAAAGTATGGCAAGGTCAAATCGCATGAAATGGCAAACAGAGGTCgcttgtaaaatataaatacaaaaaatgctCACCACCCGAGGTAATCCCTGCTAGGCTGAACATCAGTATCCATAAACACTCGAGATGATGCCATCGAAGTCAGAGCAAGGGTTCCTGATCAGACCACATGATTTGATTATTACCAACCAAATACTTAACGATGCCACAAaagcattaaaacagaatttcgTACTATAGATCTGGCTcacttaacaataaaaatgtccAAATACATTTCAGTTCGAATCACCACACCTAAGCTATACATTACTAAGTAAATGTTACCTCCAAGATGCTTAGGGTTGACTGTGGTGACCAAAATAACGCTTGGAGTGCTTCCATAAGATTTGAATTTCTCACAGAAGTCCGATGCGGCTTTGTCCCATAGATAGAGCTTCATTACTGGCCCGCTGCATAACATTAAAACCATGTGTCAACCATAACTCACACAGAATCTAACTCTATTTGGACAGACTTACTCGTGTGTCTGAACATGAACACAAAGATGCCGCTTCTCTGCTATGCCGGCTTCGTCGAGAAcaatatgatcagtgatagtctgcccattcaccagcttcatgtGGCCAACATAGTCTAGGATAAAATATTTCATAGTAGTATATTCAGtagatgtaaatatataaaacctAAAGATTTAAGTATAAACACTTGAGTAGTTAAACAGAGATTACCATAAAGATCAATTTTGTGGTCACAATTAGCCTGGAACTCCTCGTAGTTATGAAACCTGAACCTATCCTCAGGGATTGAAACCGGGGGGTTATCAACAACGGATAGCTCAGAATTCCAAGCGAAGGTGACGGTTGCGTTATGATCAGAAACACGATACTGAGTTTTGTTTCTGGAGCCGAAAAAATTCTTCAGTTTGTAAACACAACCCGATATCAGCTCATATGACCCAACCCGTCCCGATGGAACATAACCTTGAATAACAGCTCCCTATAGATGATTTCAAATTCACGATCAATAGAAATCTAACAATGTCGAGCAATTATAAATAAGGATCAAGAGTAGCAAAATAGTTGAAGACGAACCTCTTCATCGATAAGGAGCATTTCCTGTCCAATGAGAGTTTTCGTATTTGGATTTCGAGCCTCCCAGTAATGAATCAGACGGAACCTCAAGTCGACCTCTTGTGGGCCGAGTTTCacatctctgaagaacatcatTTTATCGTCATGCGCGGAGGAGACGGCGGCAGAAGTGTTTGACTTCATCGGAATAGCAGACGAAACAGCAGACTTCCCGTTACGCTTCATCGCAGTGGCGGAGGAATCGACGGACTTCCCGTTTGGCTTAGTGGACGCGGAAGATGCGACGGTCTTTTTGTTGGTAGTGCGGAGGCTTGAGATCGGAGAGTGTCCTTTGGGTTCCATCGCGACGATTGTTTGAGAGagaattttcaattttgatCGACACATAACTCAAGtgaaaagatttataaatagagagatagagaggaAGATGAAAAGAATCCATTCAATGAAATCAATCAAGGTTTGATTAGAGCGTGAAGTAAAGAGAGTATGGGATGAAACGGATCCAGAGAGAAGAGtaagagaagaggaggaagtcGAAGAGAAGAACGGCAAGATCACCGAAGTCGGAAGAAGGAATGATTGAGAAAGAAAGACGAAGCCCTAATAatcgaaaaaatctaaaaccagAAGCCCAAAATCAATTATACCAAACACGAAGCCCAAACGAAATTATTAAGAGATGACATGTCTCTTTGCTGCACTATCATTGGTGGAATTTCCGATCCGACGTGGCACCCTTAAGGAGCCTGCATATCGCCCTTTTAATAGAGTAAGATGAGATTAGTCATCTGATCATTTGGCCGTTACcagtttaaagaaaatattgtttgtgtaattttatcaaaaatccaACAATAttgttgttattattaaaatctgTGTGATTGGTATGGTGCAGTTGGAATATGGAGCAGACGAATCGTACAAATTAGTGGTTGCATCCCGAGAGAAGCCGTATGCACAACTTGAGGTTAGTAGTTCCAACGCACCAACTAAAAACTAGTACTaccttttatcattttttctgcccacttattattatatatccaTAAAAGATTTAAATGTGAATTCAGCTTTATTAACCATAAAAGACACCAACTTTGAATATTTGGTTGCTCTCTTTTATAGTTGAGTTCGACATCTAATTGATTCCACtggaaaatatatacatttcagAGAAAAACATAcgtgtttcaaaataaaaaggggaaatacaaatacttctaTTTGACGTTGCAGTTTTGTTCCTTCTAATTGTAAATAtttcatttctcaaaaaatatatttcatttccTGTCGCCAATAAATCAACAAATAATGATATTATTCCTCATCACCTTCGAGTCGAAAAGATTAACAAAAAATCCATTATTCTGGCCACTATATATGACAATAGAGGCTCATGTAGGACCTGCGATGGTTGCCTCCACGTGAACCATACTAACCATGATGGGCTTAGTATGGTCTTTTCTTTATAGTTTGTTCTTTCATGTACTAGAATACAAATATGCAAGCAGAAGTCGTGATCTGCTTATGTGTCGATTACTATTTCCCgttgtttttaatttagaaaatacaTACACAGACCACTAATTCAGACAatagtacaaaaaaaaacttgaaaggaTATGATAATGTGTGATTCCACTAGTGTTTGTTGATCTCTTGTGCTAatatatgaaaaagaaaaacttaatAATGCAATCGTGAACCTCTCCACTGATATCTGTGTTGCAACGCAGGCAAAAAGCGTTTACGGTGCATTGCATGGCCTACAGGTTTGTGTTTATTATTTTGTGAACTTAGTTTTCATTTTACGAAAGAAGGATGTAACTAGTTAtcgaagaaaataaataaataaaattataaatgcaGACATTCAGCCAGTTATGCCATTTTAATATGAAGAAAAAGGTAATAGAGATTTTAATGACTCCATGGAATATCACAGACCAGCCCAGATTCTCTTACCGTGGTCTTTTGATCGGTAAGCAAGTTTTCagctatttttaaattaaacgtTACCAATATATATTCAACTTGTTTTTAggatataataaatagaattgcAATATCTTCTCTTAATATGTGAAATGGATGAAATAAGATATGAGACATTGTTTGTTGCTACAGATACATCCCGACATTATTTGCCACTACCTGTTATGAAGAACGTGATTGATTCCATGACATACACCAAGCTAGTAAGCTCTTTTTTATTGTTCAATTTGGTTGGTTGATGAATCGTATCACTTATAATTCTCTGGTTGGGTTGTACGCGTAGAATGTACTTCATTGGCACATTGTGGACACACAGTCGTTTCCCTTAGAGATTCCTTCGTATCCAAAACTATGGAATGGCGCTTATTCTCCCACTCAGAGATACACCTTCGAAGACGCTGCAGAGATCGTCAAGTAATGTTGGGAttcataaatgatatatataaaaaattatgactGTTAGGAATCCCATATCTGAActacttttgtatatatgtaaaatatacatatagttATGCTGGGCGACGAGGGATTCATGTATTAGCTGAGATTGATGTTCCAGGCCACGCTCTCTCATGGTAATTTCTTTTTGTTACCCTTCTTCATATCCCATTtctttatattcaaaattattttcgATGAGAATAATTTTcattctaataaataaataaaaggggAAAGGgatatccttccttgtggccGTCCAAGAATTGTCAAGAACCGCTTGACGTGAGTAGTGACTTTACATTCAAGGTCATTGATGGCATTCTCTCCGGTACGATCtttaaaaacactttctttCAGCTCATCATATTTATATCATTATATGCTTAGCCAAACCTTTTCTAATGGAATTATCTTTTTCAGATTTCAGCAAGATctttaagtttaaatttatcCACTTGGGAGGTGACGAAGTAAATACAAGTAAGAAAGTATCCACAGTTTAACAAATACATTTCTTCTCTATCGTGTTTAGTTTCATGGTATATTGACTACATGTACTTTCGTTGCAGCTTGCTGGTCTACAACACCTCGAATATCCAAATGGTAATGATACTATTAGACATTTCATCTGCTCATGTTATTTATTTGAACTATCTAATCTACAGGCTAAAAAAACATCGGAAAACTGAAGCAGAAGCTTATGAATATTTCGTACTACGGGCGCAAAAGATCGCTTCGTCACACGGATATGAAATCATCAACTGGTAATTTAAATATCCTTTCATCGGACAGTAAAAAAATGCTAAAAGTAGCTTTGTCTTAGTAACTACATTTTGCTCTAATGTTATATACTGTAGGGAAGAAACCTTCAACAACTTTGGAAACAAATTAAACCCGAAAACGGTGGTCCACAACTGGTAAATGCAAACCATAAATTGTGTAGAGAGACAACATTACTTAtctttttacttggtgaatcaGGCTTGGTACTGGAGTTGTTGGGAGAGTGACTGCGGCCGGTTTAAGGTGCATAATGAGTAACCAAGACAAATGGTATTTGGACCATATAGACACACCGTGGCAAATGTTTTACGCGAACGAGCCATTTGAGATGATAAAGGATGAAAAGCGACAAAGTCTAGTACTTGGTGGTGAAGTGTGCATGTGGGGTGAACATATTGATGCT comes from the Brassica napus cultivar Da-Ae chromosome A7, Da-Ae, whole genome shotgun sequence genome and includes:
- the LOC106426280 gene encoding beta-hexosaminidase 3 isoform X1, which encodes MRGIATKISGLAPLFVLFIAGAVSSFEDIEKLRIWPLPAEVSHGGRRMYLSEDFKLVTEGSKYEDPSGILKEGFDRMLAVVRLSHVVSGHRNSSSSGGSALLEGLHVIISSSTDELEYGADESYKLVVASREKPYAQLEAKSVYGALHGLQTFSQLCHFNMKKKVIEILMTPWNITDQPRFSYRGLLIDTSRHYLPLPVMKNVIDSMTYTKLNVLHWHIVDTQSFPLEIPSYPKLWNGAYSPTQRYTFEDAAEIVNYAGRRGIHVLAEIDVPGHALSWGKGYPSLWPSKNCQEPLDVSSDFTFKVIDGILSDFSKIFKFKFIHLGGDEVNTTCWSTTPRISKWLKKHRKTEAEAYEYFVLRAQKIASSHGYEIINWEETFNNFGNKLNPKTVVHNWLGTGVVGRVTAAGLRCIMSNQDKWYLDHIDTPWQMFYANEPFEMIKDEKRQSLVLGGEVCMWGEHIDASDIQQTIWPRAAAAAERLWTPYTKLAENPDKVTTRLAHFRCLLNERGVAAAPLVGGGRVAPFEPGSCLAQ
- the LOC125576279 gene encoding uncharacterized protein LOC125576279; amino-acid sequence: MCRSKLKILSQTIVAMEPKGHSPISSLRTTNKKTVASSASTKPNGKSVDSSATAMKRNGKSAVSSAIPMKSNTSAAVSSAHDDKMMFFRDVKLGPQEVDLRFRLIHYWEARNPNTKTLIGQEMLLIDEEGAVIQGYVPSGRVGSYELISGCVYKLKNFFGSRNKTQYRVSDHNATVTFAWNSELSVVDNPPVSIPEDRFRFHNYEEFQANCDHKIDLYDYVGHMKLVNGQTITDHIVLDEAGIAEKRHLCVHVQTHDGPVMKLYLWDKAASDFCEKFKSYGSTPSVILVTTVNPKHLGGTLALTSMASSRVFMDTDVQPSRDYLGWLGSNSEIANKINAEVVTKPETATLEELFSYIKLPTAKVAWFECTATIDDVIQGSAWYYISCDGCNSKAFKGPTSLICNNKKCMKSEVTGVAQYLTRISVYDKSEQAVFVILGDAGKELTGKHASELVARYFESNESVEADHCVPVPQDLLDTIGQTHRFIVKVSDHNLKGKTRTITVTKILPPEAPHPIEPLVEDAIPATSDGFLKTGSEVSGSSSGLVDAAGGRVRKASEGIESDEAKRSKSG
- the LOC106426280 gene encoding beta-hexosaminidase 3 isoform X2, translating into MTCLFAALSLVEFPIRRGTLKEPAYRPFNRLEYGADESYKLVVASREKPYAQLEAKSVYGALHGLQTFSQLCHFNMKKKVIEILMTPWNITDQPRFSYRGLLIDTSRHYLPLPVMKNVIDSMTYTKLNVLHWHIVDTQSFPLEIPSYPKLWNGAYSPTQRYTFEDAAEIVNYAGRRGIHVLAEIDVPGHALSWGKGYPSLWPSKNCQEPLDVSSDFTFKVIDGILSDFSKIFKFKFIHLGGDEVNTTCWSTTPRISKWLKKHRKTEAEAYEYFVLRAQKIASSHGYEIINWEETFNNFGNKLNPKTVVHNWLGTGVVGRVTAAGLRCIMSNQDKWYLDHIDTPWQMFYANEPFEMIKDEKRQSLVLGGEVCMWGEHIDASDIQQTIWPRAAAAAERLWTPYTKLAENPDKVTTRLAHFRCLLNERGVAAAPLVGGGRVAPFEPGSCLAQ